From the Microcoleus sp. FACHB-672 genome, the window TGTTATCAAGAATTTGAGGCTAGAAATCTACGCTAAAAATCTGTATCTTACTGTCCATAGCTTTGAAAGCCACTTCGCCGCCCTTGAGCGTCTAGAGGCTTTATGATCAGGACTGTGTGTGGTGTGAATTGAAGGAGTAAGATGACTGCCGAAAGCCAACTCATCTCCGGCAAGGTCATTCGGGCGATGGTCAAACGGGGCTTTCCGCCCCTCGCATTGAGTGGTCTAGACGGAGAGTTTTCTAAGCGGTTGTTCGATATTCTGTTTTCTCTATGTGTTCTGATCCTGTTTTCCCCAGTTTATCTGCTCTTAGCTATACTGATCGCTCTGGCCTCGCCAGGGCCAGTTTTTTACAGACAAGAGCGTGTGGGAAAAAACCGCCAATCCTTTGGCTGTCTTAAATTCAGAACAATGGTTCAAAACGCTGACGAAATGTTGCTAGAACTGATAACAGAGTCCCCCCATCTTCGTCAAGAATTCGAGAATAATTTCAAGCTTAAGCAAGACCCCAGGATTACCTGGATCGGTCGATTTTTAAGGCTGACTAGCTTAGATGAATTTCCTCAATTTTGGAATGTTTTGAAAGGGGACATGAGCGTTGTCGGGCCTAGACCTTTAGTTGAAGAGGAACTGCCGAAATATGGACGGCATATAGATAAGGTGCTAACCATCCGGCCTGGAATTACAGGCTTATGGCAAGTATCTGGGCGGAATGATATTCCCTACCCCCGCCGAGTTCAAATGGATGTCTATTATGTCAACTTCCGGAATTTTTGGATGGATTTGTGGTTAATTTTCAAAACCCTTGGCGTTGTTATTTTCCCCAAAAATAATGGAGCCTACTAAAACCAAAAGTAGGGTGCGCTCGGCGCATAAAGTTTGTGAAAGACGCAATGCCCTATTGAGTCTGACACAAACAATCTCTCAGATGCTACGGTTCAAGGAGTGGCAAACATCCAAAAAATTTTGAATTCTTTACAAACATTTTAAAGTTGATGGGTGCTTGATTTCCGATTTGAAGTTAACGTAGGGATTGACACTCCCCATTTAATCCCATCAGGGAGATTTTCAGATCGGGAGAGGGTGC encodes:
- a CDS encoding sugar transferase encodes the protein MTAESQLISGKVIRAMVKRGFPPLALSGLDGEFSKRLFDILFSLCVLILFSPVYLLLAILIALASPGPVFYRQERVGKNRQSFGCLKFRTMVQNADEMLLELITESPHLRQEFENNFKLKQDPRITWIGRFLRLTSLDEFPQFWNVLKGDMSVVGPRPLVEEELPKYGRHIDKVLTIRPGITGLWQVSGRNDIPYPRRVQMDVYYVNFRNFWMDLWLIFKTLGVVIFPKNNGAY